One Saccharopolyspora erythraea NRRL 2338 genomic region harbors:
- a CDS encoding HAD family acid phosphatase → MATNRNAVVLSALGLTALLASGCAAAHGSTARSAEPTPNLHYLKKSISEYHDSGRWDADIARADQRAREYLERRLAEGVPNPAIVLDIDETSLSTYGYEAEHDFGYMPEEFDRYVLDRAPTAIPATRDLVGYAHSRGVAVFFVTGRREDPRMREATAQDLREEGYPQPAGLFLRPEGDHDPSVVPYKSGAREGIEQQGYRIVLNVGDQDADLAGGHAERGVKLPNPIYRTP, encoded by the coding sequence ATGGCAACCAACCGCAACGCCGTCGTCCTGTCCGCTCTCGGCCTCACCGCCCTGCTGGCCTCCGGGTGCGCCGCCGCCCACGGCTCCACGGCGCGGTCCGCCGAACCGACGCCGAACCTCCACTACCTGAAGAAGTCGATCTCCGAGTACCACGACTCGGGGCGGTGGGACGCCGACATCGCGCGGGCGGACCAGCGGGCGCGCGAGTACCTGGAGCGCCGCCTGGCCGAGGGGGTGCCCAACCCGGCGATCGTGCTCGACATCGACGAGACGAGCCTGTCCACCTACGGCTACGAGGCGGAGCACGACTTCGGCTACATGCCCGAGGAGTTCGACCGCTACGTGCTCGACCGCGCGCCGACGGCGATCCCCGCGACCCGGGACCTGGTCGGCTACGCGCACTCGCGCGGGGTGGCGGTCTTCTTCGTCACCGGCAGGCGCGAGGACCCGCGGATGCGGGAGGCGACCGCCCAGGACCTGCGGGAGGAGGGCTACCCGCAGCCTGCGGGGCTGTTCCTGCGGCCGGAGGGCGACCACGACCCGTCGGTGGTGCCGTACAAGAGCGGCGCGCGGGAGGGCATCGAACAGCAGGGCTACCGCATCGTGCTCAACGTGGGGGACCAGGACGCCGACCTGGCCGGCGGCCACGCGGAGCGCGGTGTGAAGCTGCCGAACCCGATCTACCGGACGCCCTGA
- a CDS encoding FHA domain-containing protein, with product MTRTRSDVLSPPDTTGVQATRPGMVIPAARPSEDLVGAPQRLEVGGSAWLVVNRGPDKGSGFAITSATTTIGRHRECDIVLDDVTVSRFHAELIRQDGRYFLADGGSLNGTYLNRQPVDWKRLADGDEIWIGKVRFTFHIA from the coding sequence ATGACCCGTACCCGATCCGACGTGCTGTCGCCCCCGGACACCACCGGTGTTCAGGCGACGAGGCCCGGCATGGTGATCCCCGCCGCACGCCCCTCCGAGGACCTCGTGGGTGCTCCGCAGCGCCTCGAAGTCGGCGGCTCGGCGTGGCTGGTGGTGAACCGGGGGCCGGACAAGGGTTCGGGTTTCGCGATCACGAGCGCCACCACGACGATCGGCAGGCACCGCGAGTGCGACATCGTGCTGGACGACGTCACCGTGTCCCGCTTCCACGCCGAGCTGATCCGCCAGGACGGCCGCTACTTCCTGGCCGATGGCGGCTCGCTGAACGGCACCTACCTCAACCGGCAGCCGGTGGACTGGAAGCGCTTGGCCGACGGCGACGAGATCTGGATCGGCAAGGTCCGGTTCACCTTCCACATCGCCTGA
- a CDS encoding nucleoside hydrolase, with product MAPKETLIVDCDTGIDDALALLYLLRDPGVDIRAVTSVFGNTDVETAADNTLRVLELAGRTDIPVAIGARSNWRGSTHPAPHVHGGNGLGEVGLPAASAKPVREPAAELIVRLARENPGELHLLAVGPLTNLATALLLEPGLPGLVKHVTIMGGAVHHPGNVTPAAEANIHNDPEAARMVLAAGWDVTLVPLDVTMTEVITEELAGRLRAEGSSCAGFAAGILTHYLDFYEREVFGERGAACHDPLAAAIAVGDVDAELAPTVVVDVETGDGPGRGATIADTRGKYRGFPGVEGARVRVVLKTDGTFPQRLTERLCGPSGAGSRNVA from the coding sequence ATGGCGCCCAAGGAAACACTGATCGTCGACTGCGACACGGGCATCGACGACGCGCTGGCGTTGCTCTACCTCCTGCGGGACCCCGGCGTCGACATCCGGGCGGTGACCAGCGTGTTCGGCAACACCGACGTCGAGACGGCGGCCGACAACACCCTGCGCGTGCTGGAGCTGGCCGGGCGCACCGACATCCCGGTGGCCATCGGCGCGCGCAGCAACTGGCGCGGCTCCACCCATCCGGCGCCGCACGTGCACGGCGGCAACGGCCTCGGCGAAGTCGGGCTGCCCGCCGCGAGCGCGAAGCCGGTCCGGGAACCGGCGGCGGAGCTGATCGTGCGGCTGGCCCGGGAGAACCCCGGCGAGCTGCACCTGCTCGCGGTCGGACCGCTGACCAACCTGGCCACCGCGCTGCTGCTGGAACCCGGGCTGCCCGGGCTGGTCAAGCACGTCACGATCATGGGCGGTGCCGTCCACCATCCCGGAAACGTCACCCCGGCGGCCGAGGCCAACATCCACAACGACCCCGAGGCTGCCCGGATGGTCCTGGCCGCCGGGTGGGACGTCACCCTCGTGCCGCTCGACGTGACCATGACCGAGGTGATCACCGAAGAGCTGGCCGGACGGCTGCGCGCGGAGGGTTCGTCCTGCGCGGGCTTCGCGGCCGGGATCCTGACCCACTACCTCGACTTCTACGAGCGCGAGGTCTTCGGCGAGCGGGGCGCGGCCTGCCACGACCCGCTCGCGGCGGCGATCGCGGTCGGCGACGTCGACGCGGAGCTGGCGCCCACCGTCGTGGTGGACGTCGAGACCGGGGACGGGCCGGGGCGGGGCGCCACCATCGCCGACACGCGAGGGAAGTACCGCGGCTTCCCCGGTGTGGAGGGCGCGAGGGTGCGCGTGGTGCTCAAGACCGACGGCACGTTCCCGCAGCGGCTGACCGAACGGCTGTGCGGTCCGTCCGGCGCCGGTTCCCGCAACGTCGCCTAG
- a CDS encoding HdeD family acid-resistance protein: MSQAQWQATTSTAEPLGKLGRSWGWLLTFGILTVLAGVLALFWPGPTILAIAIIFGVQLLVGGIYWFVRAVSSHGEGGFVPILLAVLAVIAGLLVLRSPVATAVLFPLVLGVYWTVSGIGETFHALVHRDVPSRGWAIAGGVLSILAGIALLVYPGVGLVTLTYLLGALLVVYGAIAATRAIQMRPHAATDLPPQTGAAHA; the protein is encoded by the coding sequence ATGTCTCAAGCACAGTGGCAGGCCACCACATCGACAGCCGAGCCGTTGGGCAAGCTCGGGCGGTCCTGGGGGTGGCTGCTGACCTTCGGAATCCTCACCGTGCTGGCCGGTGTGCTCGCGTTGTTCTGGCCTGGACCGACGATCCTGGCCATCGCGATCATCTTCGGCGTCCAACTGCTGGTCGGCGGGATCTACTGGTTCGTCCGGGCGGTGAGCTCCCACGGCGAGGGCGGCTTCGTGCCGATCCTGCTGGCTGTGCTGGCCGTCATCGCCGGGCTGCTCGTCCTTCGCTCGCCGGTCGCCACCGCGGTGCTGTTCCCGCTGGTGCTGGGCGTGTACTGGACGGTGAGCGGCATCGGCGAGACCTTCCACGCGCTGGTGCACCGCGACGTGCCCTCGCGCGGCTGGGCGATCGCGGGCGGGGTGCTGAGCATCCTGGCGGGCATCGCGCTGCTGGTCTACCCCGGCGTCGGACTGGTCACGCTGACCTACCTGCTCGGGGCGCTGCTGGTGGTCTACGGCGCCATCGCCGCCACGCGAGCCATCCAGATGCGGCCGCATGCGGCCACCGACCTCCCGCCGCAAACCGGAGCGGCGCACGCCTGA
- a CDS encoding ribokinase, which yields MPRAATTAPELVVVGSLNADLTARVRRHPAPGETVRGDALTVSGGGKGANQAVAAARLGARTAMVGRVGADAHGDMLLEALRADGVDTTHTMRDHGAPTGTALITVADSGENNIIVCAGANERLSPHVVEAAEAVIGAARVVSLVLEVPVATVVAAARAASEAGTRVVLNLSPVVELPPEVLALADPLVVNEHEARQLLAAGAPDDDRGLSTALLALGVRSAVVTLGERGAVVAESGRVEHVPAVPTDAVDTTGAGDAFAATAAWRLGRGDALPDAARWASRVSARCVREPGAQPSYPTLDAVAEAARC from the coding sequence ATGCCGCGTGCCGCGACAACCGCGCCCGAGCTGGTGGTGGTCGGTTCGCTGAACGCCGACCTGACCGCGCGGGTGCGCCGCCATCCCGCGCCGGGGGAGACCGTGCGGGGCGACGCGCTGACCGTCAGCGGTGGCGGCAAGGGCGCCAACCAGGCCGTGGCCGCCGCCCGGCTCGGTGCCCGCACCGCCATGGTCGGCCGCGTGGGCGCAGACGCCCACGGCGACATGCTGCTCGAAGCGCTGAGAGCCGATGGCGTGGACACCACTCACACCATGCGCGACCACGGCGCCCCGACCGGGACAGCGTTGATCACGGTGGCGGACTCGGGCGAGAACAACATCATCGTGTGCGCGGGCGCGAACGAGCGGCTGTCGCCGCACGTCGTCGAAGCCGCCGAGGCCGTGATCGGCGCGGCGCGGGTCGTTTCGCTGGTCCTGGAGGTGCCGGTCGCCACGGTCGTCGCGGCGGCCCGCGCGGCGAGCGAGGCGGGCACCCGGGTGGTGCTGAACCTGTCGCCGGTCGTCGAGCTGCCGCCGGAGGTGCTGGCGCTGGCGGACCCGCTGGTCGTCAACGAGCACGAGGCCCGGCAGCTCCTGGCCGCGGGCGCCCCGGATGACGACCGGGGGCTCTCGACCGCGCTGCTCGCGCTCGGCGTCCGGTCGGCCGTGGTCACCCTCGGCGAGCGAGGTGCCGTCGTGGCCGAGTCCGGCCGCGTCGAGCACGTACCGGCAGTACCCACCGACGCCGTCGACACCACCGGCGCCGGTGACGCCTTCGCCGCCACCGCGGCCTGGCGTCTGGGCCGAGGCGACGCGCTGCCCGACGCGGCCCGTTGGGCGAGTCGCGTGAGCGCCCGCTGCGTGCGCGAACCCGGCGCGCAACCGTCCTATCCCACGCTGGACGCCGTGGCCGAGGCAGCGCGCTGCTGA
- a CDS encoding alpha/beta fold hydrolase, with the protein MAVTVSALVAGTTLAGAAATAQPGVAAAQVGAPAPAPPVTWVQCDDEALSGVSPAQRHLFSCAKYPVPLDHDDPGKGTVELAMMRRAAAVPGQRIGSLFLNPGGPGGAGFSRPVTAPEKFDPAVLNRFDIIGFDPRGVDRSTRLRCFTSAEQADEVFGRMWAVPVTGAQIDSTMEAYRDQGALCRKNAGELLRRMSTKDVARDLDLMRQGVGDQQLNYVGFSYGTLLGATYVNLFPERSRAIVLDGNVDPALRTSDGVQYDRERARGFELALDAFLKRCAESADKCAFSPGDPRAKLDEMRERLRQGPVTMPDGSVITLDMFTAGIAGALYDPEDFRAIATDLQMLYQAVHPEQAAVVPPRPLTVLGGPTHGGRYDGLPPAEAETYTDDTYFGVNCTDKPMPRHPWKVPGIAAQWERESPTFGRYQAFSDLAGCSYWPPTNPDVHRGPWKHRAANPVLVLGNYYDPATQYEFSRRITDQLGNARLVSVDAFGHCILGDSSCADRITAAYLTDLEVPEPGQVCHPDKQPFD; encoded by the coding sequence CTGGCGGTCACGGTGAGCGCGCTGGTCGCGGGGACGACTCTCGCCGGTGCGGCGGCGACAGCGCAGCCCGGTGTGGCCGCGGCGCAGGTCGGCGCGCCGGCGCCTGCACCGCCGGTCACCTGGGTCCAGTGCGACGACGAAGCGCTCTCCGGGGTCTCACCCGCGCAGCGCCACCTGTTCTCGTGCGCGAAGTACCCGGTCCCTCTCGACCACGACGACCCGGGCAAGGGCACCGTCGAGCTGGCGATGATGCGGCGGGCCGCGGCCGTGCCCGGCCAGCGCATCGGCTCGCTGTTCCTCAACCCCGGCGGGCCGGGCGGGGCCGGGTTCTCCCGGCCGGTGACCGCTCCGGAGAAGTTCGACCCCGCGGTGCTGAACCGCTTCGACATCATCGGGTTCGACCCGCGAGGCGTCGACCGCAGCACCCGGCTGCGCTGCTTCACCTCCGCCGAGCAGGCCGACGAGGTCTTCGGGCGGATGTGGGCCGTGCCGGTCACCGGCGCGCAGATCGACAGCACCATGGAGGCCTACCGCGACCAGGGCGCGCTGTGCCGGAAGAACGCCGGTGAGCTGCTTCGGCGCATGTCCACCAAGGACGTCGCGCGCGACCTGGACCTGATGCGCCAGGGCGTCGGCGACCAGCAGCTCAACTACGTCGGCTTCTCCTACGGCACACTCCTGGGCGCGACCTACGTCAACCTCTTCCCGGAACGCAGCAGGGCGATCGTCCTGGACGGCAACGTGGACCCGGCGCTGCGGACCTCCGACGGCGTGCAGTACGACCGGGAACGCGCTCGGGGCTTCGAGCTCGCCCTCGACGCCTTCCTCAAGCGCTGCGCCGAATCCGCGGACAAGTGCGCGTTCAGCCCGGGTGACCCGCGGGCGAAGCTCGACGAGATGCGGGAGCGGCTGCGCCAGGGGCCGGTGACCATGCCGGACGGCTCGGTCATCACCCTCGACATGTTCACCGCGGGTATCGCGGGGGCGCTCTACGACCCCGAGGACTTCCGCGCGATCGCCACCGACCTGCAGATGCTCTACCAGGCGGTGCACCCGGAACAGGCCGCCGTCGTGCCGCCCCGGCCCCTGACCGTCCTCGGCGGGCCCACCCACGGTGGCCGCTACGACGGGCTGCCTCCGGCCGAGGCCGAGACCTACACCGACGACACCTACTTCGGCGTGAACTGCACCGACAAGCCGATGCCCAGGCACCCGTGGAAGGTGCCCGGCATCGCCGCGCAGTGGGAGCGGGAGTCGCCGACCTTCGGCCGCTACCAGGCGTTCAGCGACCTCGCGGGGTGCTCCTACTGGCCGCCGACGAACCCCGACGTCCACCGCGGACCGTGGAAGCACCGCGCGGCCAACCCGGTACTGGTGCTCGGCAACTACTACGACCCCGCGACGCAGTACGAGTTCTCGCGCCGGATCACCGACCAGCTCGGCAACGCGCGGCTGGTGAGCGTGGACGCCTTCGGGCACTGCATCCTCGGTGACAGCTCCTGCGCGGACCGGATCACCGCGGCGTACCTGACCGACCTGGAGGTGCCCGAGCCCGGCCAGGTGTGCCACCCCGACAAGCAGCCCTTCGACTGA
- a CDS encoding GntR family transcriptional regulator, producing the protein MAARRPQRRPVVELYERIVDAIREGGYPPGSTLPSEPELAAALGVSRPALREALILLQEDGVITVRRGVGRTVSERPPRRGFERLQPIEMLLGQDAAKVRPLVRDIEEPTDLVMQHLPVPAAGEVRFWESAVDVDGVPACLAEEWCVHDAALAAVDPALPEAMTAGAHEPRTMLHTLASADPYLPLSGASTVTATVLGRRRGTTLERSADTPVVLITQVVSIERTPLLVAKYVLPSGAPGIAVHQSR; encoded by the coding sequence GTGGCGGCCAGAAGACCGCAACGGCGGCCGGTCGTGGAGCTCTACGAGCGGATCGTCGACGCCATCCGGGAGGGCGGCTACCCGCCCGGTTCGACGCTGCCGTCCGAACCCGAGCTGGCCGCGGCCCTCGGCGTGAGCAGGCCGGCGCTGCGCGAGGCGCTGATCCTGCTGCAGGAGGACGGTGTGATCACCGTCCGGCGCGGGGTGGGCCGCACGGTCAGCGAGCGGCCCCCGCGGCGCGGCTTCGAGCGGTTGCAGCCGATCGAGATGCTGCTCGGCCAGGACGCCGCCAAGGTTCGGCCGCTGGTGCGCGACATCGAGGAGCCGACCGACCTGGTGATGCAGCACCTGCCGGTGCCCGCGGCCGGTGAGGTGCGGTTCTGGGAGAGCGCCGTCGACGTCGACGGCGTGCCCGCGTGCCTGGCCGAGGAGTGGTGCGTGCACGACGCGGCGCTCGCCGCCGTCGACCCGGCGCTGCCGGAGGCGATGACCGCCGGGGCGCACGAACCGAGGACGATGCTGCACACCCTGGCCTCCGCCGACCCCTACCTCCCGTTGAGCGGGGCGAGCACGGTCACCGCGACCGTGCTCGGGCGGCGCCGCGGGACGACGCTGGAGCGCTCGGCCGACACCCCGGTCGTGCTGATCACCCAGGTCGTCTCGATCGAGCGGACCCCGCTGCTCGTGGCCAAGTACGTGCTGCCCAGCGGTGCCCCGGGCATCGCGGTGCACCAGTCCCGATGA
- a CDS encoding MFS transporter, producing MTTIRNQSAPAAPPTRQAGLLAALVLAVAGFQINATMLTPALPDVIERLHTTSGPAGLSQTLFFLFAAIGQVTIARLSDHLGRRRMLLVTLAILIVGEVVCVLAPNIEVFVVGRMLQGISSAAFTLAYLILHESLSPQRFGRALGVITAVNGGIAGVDAVIGGTVADSVGFRGIFLITLVLTAVATAAVHFAVPESRVPASGRMDWRGAALLGIGLTGVLLALNEGGSWGWTSPATLVLLLAGLASLVLFAVVQKRTRDGIIDVSVLASRQVWPLLLTTVFTLAGVFGMLNFTIPLLTQTPGAGYGMSATTSALLFLTPASALGLLAAPLAGQFAPRLGWRRSVLIGAVGTAAAFVPLVLLPQSPWVACAALAALGITYTGYSLTALNGLAVASAPADKPGSLPGLNGACFGVGASLGIAVSSSVVTAATAGGPPTAGAFQAALWSSAVFVALALLTALLIRPATEN from the coding sequence ATGACCACGATCCGCAACCAGTCGGCCCCGGCCGCGCCACCGACGCGCCAGGCCGGCCTGCTCGCCGCGCTGGTGCTCGCGGTGGCCGGCTTCCAGATCAACGCCACCATGCTCACGCCCGCGCTGCCGGACGTGATCGAGCGCCTGCACACCACCAGCGGCCCGGCCGGGCTGTCCCAGACGCTGTTCTTCCTGTTCGCCGCGATCGGCCAGGTGACGATCGCGCGGCTGAGCGACCACCTCGGCCGCCGCCGGATGCTGCTGGTCACGCTGGCGATCCTGATCGTCGGCGAGGTGGTCTGCGTACTGGCCCCGAACATCGAGGTCTTCGTGGTCGGCCGGATGCTGCAGGGCATCTCCTCCGCCGCGTTCACGCTGGCCTACCTGATCCTGCACGAGTCGCTGTCGCCGCAGCGGTTCGGCCGCGCCCTGGGCGTCATCACCGCCGTCAACGGCGGCATCGCCGGGGTGGACGCGGTCATCGGCGGCACCGTCGCCGACAGCGTCGGCTTCCGCGGGATCTTCCTGATCACCCTGGTGCTCACCGCGGTGGCCACCGCCGCGGTGCACTTCGCCGTCCCGGAGTCCCGCGTGCCGGCTTCCGGGCGGATGGACTGGCGGGGCGCCGCGCTGCTGGGCATCGGGCTGACCGGTGTGCTGCTCGCGCTGAACGAGGGCGGTTCCTGGGGATGGACTTCCCCCGCCACGCTCGTGCTGCTGCTCGCCGGGCTGGCCTCGCTCGTGCTGTTCGCCGTCGTCCAGAAGCGCACGCGCGACGGCATCATCGACGTCTCGGTCCTCGCCTCGCGCCAGGTGTGGCCGCTGCTGCTGACCACGGTGTTCACCCTGGCCGGCGTGTTCGGGATGCTCAACTTCACCATCCCGCTGCTGACCCAGACCCCCGGCGCGGGCTACGGGATGTCGGCCACCACCTCGGCGCTGCTGTTCCTCACCCCGGCCTCGGCGCTTGGCCTGCTGGCCGCCCCGCTGGCCGGCCAGTTCGCGCCCCGTCTGGGCTGGCGCCGCTCGGTGCTGATCGGCGCGGTGGGCACCGCCGCCGCCTTCGTCCCGCTGGTGCTGCTCCCGCAGTCGCCCTGGGTGGCGTGCGCGGCCCTGGCCGCCCTGGGCATCACCTACACCGGCTACAGCCTGACCGCGCTCAACGGGCTGGCCGTGGCCTCCGCCCCGGCGGACAAGCCCGGTTCGCTGCCCGGGCTCAACGGCGCGTGCTTCGGCGTCGGCGCGTCGCTGGGCATCGCGGTCTCCTCCAGCGTCGTCACCGCCGCCACCGCGGGCGGACCGCCGACCGCGGGCGCCTTCCAGGCGGCCCTGTGGTCGTCGGCGGTCTTCGTGGCGCTGGCCCTGCTGACCGCGCTGCTCATCCGCCCCGCAACCGAGAACTGA
- a CDS encoding acyclic terpene utilization AtuA family protein, protein MLTGGPLDVLTGDYLAELTMLILGRDRMKDPDRGYARTFLRQMEDGLGLALECGVKVVVNAGGLNPRGLRAALVELASRLGLDLAVAHVEGDDLLDRAGELGFGEPLTANAYLGAWGIAECLRGGADVVVTGRVTDASLLVGAAAAHHGWGREDYDALAGAVVAGHVLECGAQATGGNYSFFTELTRDGHDLSRPGFPIAEVHADGTSVVTKHEGTGGAVTVGTVTAQLLYEIAGARYPGPDVTTRFDSVELEQVGPDRVRVSGATGEPPPPQLKVSLNRLGGFHNQVEFVLTGLDVAEKAALARAQLDAALAVKPPAEVRWTLARTENADAGVQEEASALLRCSVKDPDPKVAGRAFSGAAVELALASYPGFHVTVPPSDAAPYGVFTASYVDAKQVPHVAVLSSGEQVAIAPPSEFRELEPVFGPVLPEPLPDPLPDGPTRDAPLGRIAGARSGDKGGDANIGVWVRSDQAWRWLAHALTVDELRRLLPETADLPVRRHVFPNLRAVNFVVEGLLGEGVAARARFDPQAKAVGEWLRGRAVEIPEVLL, encoded by the coding sequence ATGCTGACCGGCGGGCCGCTCGACGTGCTCACGGGCGACTACCTCGCCGAGCTGACGATGCTGATTCTCGGCCGCGACCGGATGAAGGACCCGGACCGGGGCTATGCCAGGACTTTCCTGCGCCAGATGGAGGACGGTCTCGGCCTGGCGCTGGAGTGCGGAGTCAAGGTCGTGGTCAACGCCGGTGGGCTCAACCCGCGCGGGCTGCGCGCGGCGCTGGTGGAGCTGGCGTCGCGGTTGGGGCTGGACCTCGCGGTCGCCCACGTCGAAGGTGACGACCTGCTCGATCGCGCCGGCGAGCTCGGTTTCGGCGAGCCGCTGACCGCCAACGCCTACCTCGGGGCGTGGGGCATCGCCGAGTGCCTGCGGGGCGGGGCCGACGTCGTGGTCACCGGCCGGGTCACCGACGCGTCGCTGCTGGTCGGTGCGGCCGCCGCGCACCACGGATGGGGCCGGGAGGACTACGACGCGCTCGCGGGCGCGGTCGTCGCAGGCCACGTCCTCGAGTGCGGCGCGCAGGCCACCGGCGGCAACTACTCCTTCTTCACCGAGCTCACCCGTGACGGCCACGACCTCTCCAGACCGGGTTTCCCGATCGCCGAGGTCCACGCCGACGGCACCAGCGTCGTCACCAAGCACGAGGGCACGGGCGGCGCGGTCACGGTGGGCACGGTCACCGCGCAACTGCTCTACGAGATCGCGGGCGCCCGTTACCCGGGGCCCGACGTCACGACCCGCTTCGACTCGGTCGAGCTGGAACAGGTCGGGCCCGACCGGGTCCGCGTCAGCGGGGCGACGGGGGAGCCGCCGCCACCGCAGCTCAAGGTGTCGCTCAACCGGCTCGGCGGGTTCCACAACCAGGTCGAGTTCGTGCTGACCGGGCTCGACGTGGCGGAGAAGGCCGCGCTGGCGCGCGCCCAGCTCGACGCCGCGCTCGCCGTGAAGCCGCCCGCCGAGGTGCGCTGGACGCTGGCGCGCACCGAGAACGCCGACGCGGGCGTGCAGGAGGAGGCCAGCGCCCTGCTCCGCTGCTCGGTGAAGGACCCCGATCCGAAGGTCGCCGGGCGGGCGTTCAGCGGTGCCGCGGTGGAGCTGGCGCTGGCCAGCTATCCCGGCTTCCACGTCACAGTCCCGCCGTCCGACGCCGCGCCATACGGCGTGTTCACCGCGTCCTATGTGGACGCGAAACAGGTACCTCACGTCGCGGTGCTGTCGTCCGGCGAGCAGGTCGCGATCGCGCCTCCATCGGAATTCCGGGAACTGGAGCCGGTTTTCGGCCCCGTTCTGCCCGAGCCGTTGCCCGACCCGCTGCCCGACGGCCCTACCCGCGATGCGCCGCTCGGCCGGATTGCCGGTGCACGCAGCGGGGACAAGGGCGGTGACGCCAACATCGGAGTGTGGGTCCGCAGCGACCAGGCGTGGCGGTGGCTGGCGCACGCGCTGACCGTCGACGAACTGCGCCGTCTGCTCCCGGAGACCGCTGACCTGCCGGTCCGGCGGCACGTGTTCCCGAATCTGCGCGCGGTCAACTTCGTGGTGGAAGGGCTGCTGGGCGAAGGGGTCGCGGCACGGGCGCGGTTCGACCCGCAGGCCAAAGCGGTCGGTGAATGGCTGCGCGGACGAGCAGTGGAGATCCCGGAGGTGTTGCTGTGA
- a CDS encoding DUF7144 family membrane protein produces MAQASHGTYRIPTAKQSWVGGLELFAAIMMMIVGLFHLIIGLAAILRSSYYVVTDSYIFSYDVTGWGWAHLVLGVLVGATGIALVMGQTWARVVGMIIVGLSALGNFLFIPYQPMWSLLIIAIDVAVIWALAVHMRELPESGKTAE; encoded by the coding sequence ATGGCACAGGCATCGCACGGCACCTACCGCATCCCGACGGCCAAGCAGTCCTGGGTCGGCGGGCTGGAACTGTTCGCCGCCATCATGATGATGATCGTCGGACTGTTCCACCTGATCATCGGTCTCGCGGCGATCCTGCGCAGCTCCTACTACGTCGTGACCGACAGCTACATCTTCAGCTACGACGTCACCGGCTGGGGCTGGGCGCACCTCGTCCTGGGCGTCCTGGTCGGCGCCACCGGCATCGCCCTGGTGATGGGGCAGACGTGGGCCAGGGTCGTCGGCATGATCATCGTCGGCCTCAGCGCGTTGGGGAACTTCCTGTTCATCCCCTACCAGCCGATGTGGTCGCTGCTGATCATCGCCATCGACGTGGCCGTGATCTGGGCGCTCGCCGTCCACATGCGCGAACTGCCCGAAAGCGGGAAGACCGCGGAGTGA